A region of the Meles meles chromosome 18, mMelMel3.1 paternal haplotype, whole genome shotgun sequence genome:
GGAGCTTTGGTCATGGGGCAGGGGCAAGTCTGCGGAACTGAAGACTGCGGTGTCGGTGGCATTTccatggcgggggtggggagagcaggtgTCCATACAGCGGCCACCTGGAGAAGACGAAACCAGAGCAACCTCGTCCAAATTGAAGGGAGCCAAGAGGACTGACTTCTGTTGTGGTTTGACCCTGGACCAGCCCTTGGACCCTCTGGATGGTCAGCCCTGCGGATCCCGCAGCCGACCTGTGTCCTGGTGAGCGCCACGGgtcagcgccagggaggggccctgTCTCTGGTGAGGAGTGTGTTGCCTCTGCCGCTTTGCCCAGCCTTTCCGCGGTGGACCCTCTGTTCCCACTTTCCTTGCCAAGCCCAGGTCCCTGGCCAGCTTTCGGCAGCATCCCTCTTCTTACATCTTTCCCTCTGACGATCCGTGTTGCGCTTCTCAGGCAGGGCCCGGCCTCCGTTTGCCATGCCCGCCGTCACCCCTGGTCCCGTCCTGTCCCCGACCCCCAGGCCGCCGTGGCGTGCAGTCCGACCGCGCCAGCTCTCGCGGGGGTCCCATGCGCTGCAGCCACTTCATGCGCCTGCCCTCTGTCATTTCAGATTGTGAGATGGGGACTGAGCACGCGGAGGTAATCCCCAAGGAGGAGGCTTCTGAAGACCCCGAGCCACGCGCGGCCACGTCGGAGAAGCTTCCCCAGGTGGTTTGCCGGGGCCGGGAGTTGGGAGCCACCCGGGCGGAGGACGCGTTGGCGAGGCGTTCGGGAGTGTCCGCGGACGGGAGAGCACAGCGGGTGTCCCTTTGCGGGAAGGGCCTCGCGTCGGGGCCGGCCATCTGTAAGAGGTCCCCATCGGGTGAGGAGTCCGGGGACGGCGACGAGAGCGAGCGCATCCAGGGTTCCGGCCCGCACCTGCTGGCGCCCCGGGCCGCGCCCCGCACCAGCCCCGCGGAGAGGGCCGCGGCGCCCGGGGCGCGGAGAAGCCCGGGGGGAGGAAAGCCTCACGCGTGCAAGGAGTGCGGGAAGGCCTTCAACCAGAACTCGCACCTCCTGCAGCATCTGCGCGTGCACAGCGGGGAGAAGCCGTTCGGCTGCGAGGAGTGCGGGAAGGCGTTCGGGACCAACTCGAGCCTGCGGCGGCACCTGCGCATCCACGCAGGCGAGAAGCCGTTCGCCTGCGGCGAGTGCGGCAAGGCCTTCATCCAGAGCTCGCACCTCGTGCACCACCACCGCGTCCACACCGGCGAGCGGCCCTACAAGTGCGGCGAGTGCGGCAAGGCCTTCAGCCAGAACTCGGCGCTCGCCCTGCACCAGCGCATCCACACAGGCGAGAAGCCGTACGCGTGCGGCGAGTGCGGCAAGACCTTCCGCGTCAGCTCGCAGCTTATCCAGCACCAGCGCATCCACACGGACGAGCGCTACCACGAGTGCGGCGAGTGCGGCAAGGCCTTCAAGCACAGCTCAGGCCTCATCCGCCACCAGAAGATCCACACCGGTGAGAAGCCCTATCTGTGCGGCCAGTGTGGCAAGGGCTTCGGCCAGAGCTCCGAGCTCATCCGCCACCAGAGGATCCACACGGGGGACAAGCCGTACGAGTGCCGCGAGTGCGGCAAGACCTTCGGCCAGAACTCGGAGATCGTCCGGCACGTCCGCATCCACACGGGCGAGAAGCCGTACGTGTGCGCGCAGTGCGGGAAGGCCTTCCGGGGCAACTCGGAGCTGCTGCGGCACGAGAGGATCCACACGGGGGAGAAGCCCTACGAGTGCTTCGAGTGCGGAAAGGCCTTCCGGCGGAGTTCTCACCTCGCGGCGCACCAGCGGGTCCACGCCGGGGAGAAGCCCCACCAGTGCAGCGAGTGCGCGAGGACCTTCTGGGACAGCTCGGAGCTGCTCCTCCACCAGAAGACGCACGGCGGCGGGAAGCCGTACTCGTGCGGCGAGTGCCAGAGGACCTTCGGCCAGCACTCCCAGCTCGTCCTGCACCAGCGTGTCCACACTGGCGAGAAGCCGTACGCGTGCGGCGAGTGCCAGAAGGCCTTCGGCAGGAGCTCCCACCTGCTCCGGCACCAGAGCGTGCACGGCGCCGACTGAGCGCCCTGCACTAGGGCCCCGGCCGCCCCCCGCCAGCACGCCCCACGGGAGGATGGTCCTGCTGCCCGCCAGCCCACACAGCGGTTGGAAAGGAGAGGCTTTTAGGAAGCGTTTGGGGAGAGGTTTCAGGATCCTGAGTTCCACCATAAAAGCTGTTTCAGGCCTCAGTGTTTCCTCTGTTTGCCTTCGCACCCCCTCCCTGCACTCCCGAGGAGATACCATCGCCTTCTGGGTCTGTACAGGCCACATAGCCTGGATTGTTACTAGTCAGGAACTGTGGGGGCCCATGGTCCCGCCTCCTCCCAAGGGAGGCTGCGTGACTCGTGGATGATTTTCCTCTGCGGTGTTAGACAGTCGAGTGGAGGACACGCTCCTCGTCCTCCCGTCCGCAGCAGAGCCCTGGGACCCTTGACAGAGCTTCTCACAGCTTCGACATCTTGCAGGCGTGCTCCCGAGGAGCCTTAGATGATCGCGGAGGTGGGAAGCTTGGGGACTCCCCACCTGTGGGGCCTCCTTGTTCCTCTGGAGAGTGGGCAGGATGGAGGAGGCGACGGCCACCTCCAGGATGGCGAGCGAGGCCCTGAGCATCCTGAGGGGCTGGGGGTGACGctaggggcggggggagggcagcGAGCCTGGGCCGTCCGGCAGGGAAGGAGCAGCCTGTGGGCAGTTGTGACCCACGTGGGCGCTATGCAAATGGACGGCCGGCTGGCCTGCTGTGTCCCGTGCCAGGACATCACACAGGGACTACGCAGCCTTGCTATCACCAGGCACCTGCCGCCGTGCTGGGCCAGTTCGCCTGCCCGACCTGGGCCTCACCCTGGAGCCGTCCGCTGTGTGCAGCCCCCTTGTTCCCTCAACGCGGGTGTCCTGTGTCCTCCTCGGGTGTGTGCAGGTCCGAGTGTCGGAGGCACCAGGAAGTAGCAGGCCGTGCGCAGCCGGACTCCAGCAGGTAGAGATGGCTCTGACCTTGAGACGAGGGGACATGAACTCTGCAAACTCCAGAGTCCAGCCAGCCTCGCGGTTCTGGACTTCTTACATCTAACGAGACTCGTCCTCAGTGCTCTGTTTAATCTCTTTGTGATGCGTTACTAACCCCTAGTGTTTCCCGAGTGTTCGCTGTGCCAGGCCCAGTGCCAGACGCCTTCCGTTCTTCCTTTCACGGCATCTCTGATGTGGGTCCCCTGTAAGCGGCTAAGTGGGTACCACGTTCGGACCATAAAATCCACCTGGTTTCCGTGTTTGTTGAAGGATTTTTAATTCACAGAGTCACGCAACCATCGGCCGACAGGGTGGCTGTGGGTGCTCCTGCCGGATGTCGAAGACCAGGCGGGTGGGAGGGATGTCAGGTGACTTGTCCGTGCTCCCAAGCCCCGGCTGTGCCGCGGACGGGCTGGCTGCGGCCGCTGTGTGTGCGCAGGCTGTGCACGTCGATGTTTGTACTATGTGGTTTGAATATCGTAGATTTAAGTCAACATCCTTGGAAACGTAACTGCTCACAGCCAAAACCCATTTAGTGGGTTTACGCTGAGCCCCATTGTGCTCCCCCAGGTTTAGACCCTTCCCTTGAGTAAAGGGCCGCCTGAGGGAACAGCAGGCCATACGgcccccacctctgtcccacttcTGGCCTGGCGGTCAGGCCCAAGCGGGAGGGATTCTCCGAATTCCCTCGTCCCTACGGGGATGACAAGCACAGTGTGCTCTCTTACTTGCCGCTCAAGTTCAAGCTGAAAAATGCTACTGGACTGTGTCTCTGTCACGTGAAACCTGGAGGTTCCCGTCCCTCCAACTCCTGGTCCTGTGTTTGTGGGGTTCCCCACCccaaagattatttgacagaaaaatcacaagtaggcagagaagcaggcgcgTGGGTGggtggtgaagcaggctccccgctgagcagagagcccgatgcgaggctcgatcccaagaccctgagatcatgacctgagccgaaggcagaggcttaacccactgagccccccaagtgccCCCTGTGTTCGTGTGTTTGATGTCCACACTTACCACTGGCCAGCCCTGGCTGAGAACTTGGCCCCGATTTAACCTCACCCCCCGAGAGTCCACTCCCACAGACGCGTCCACGGGCAGGTAGGGAAGGGCACTCACATTGTACGTTCTCAAATGTCCCTTGTTGGCCAAACCACCGCtggtttttccctctctcccccctccccgggctTAGCACCTCACAACACCCAGCTCCTCCCTGCGGCCCCGCCCCAGCTGTGCCCCAgctcagaaaaggaaaaggccCTCAATCAGCAGTCTGCTTCCTGGAGCATGAGAAGGCAGCATGGCTTCCCTCCTTGTTACTCTTGAGCCTGCGGGTAAAGTGGGGGAGGTCTCCCCCATCCCAAGGAGAGTCCTTGTTTCCCAGGAGGAGTTCTGGTGAATGAGTCTCTCCACCTCGACCACACACTATGTGCGCAGCTGGTGTCCTCACTCCCTGTCCGTACTCGCCTTCCCCCGCCCCTTATCTCAGGGAGCTCTCGACCTTCCCCTTCTGtcagcctcccctcctctctgtggACCTGGGAGTCAAAATCTGCCTGTTATTGTGGGCAATAGTTATATGCTCATGCAAGTAGTCCATTGAGGAAAAGAAACACGAATTTTCTCAGTTTTAGAGCTACGAAAGCCAGGCCTCGTAATCTCAGAAACCTCCCTAAATGCCCAGAAATAAGCCTTGAGGATTTTTGCAGCCCAGCCAGTGTACATTCTCACCCTTCCCATTGCACTAGTGGTAAATAAAGTGTGTCCTTACAGGTTCACTCGCTTGACGCCTTCCTGATGTTTATTATCCCAGAGTACGTCGTTCCGCTGTTATTGTGTGACCTCCTAGGCCAGTGTCATCCccgtcccatgcggggctctctctccctcggGCCACAGCCACCTGCTCTGTGCCCCTCCTGCAGAAACTTGACCTGTCCTccgctctctgcttggctttgTGAGGTCTTTATCGTTCACAGCGGGCCATGTTACTGGTTTCGTTCATCAATCATAAGTGATCTGTGTGTACAATCCATGTTTTTCCTGGCTAACAAGGTAATGTTCTGGATTATCTGGACGGTCCAGCTTTTTTTGAAGGTCACCTTCCTGCTGAGATTTCAGGGCTGGTGTTCATAGTTGCTACCACTAAGATTCACGGCGTGTCCTCCGAGGTGACTGCTGATCCGAGGCAGGTCCCTACACTTGTGAGATCAGGGATCTTTGAGACTCCTGAAGGCTCTGCCTAGAGAAATGTGCACGGGACCTCGGGGGACTCACGGGCCACCTGAAACCCGTCCTTGGACCCTGCCTATAGTCCTTTACCTCGTTCTGGAAAGCCAGCTTTGACCTTTGAGAAATATTAACCCAGAAGGCTTCAGTTGCCACTCCCTCATCGTGGGTCTCAGCTTTGGGGATGAAACTCTGTGCAAACAACCTGCCTCGGGGCACCCCTGAGATGGAGGGAGCCAGAGCCTCTGGAGCTGACCCCAGGGAGGAGCCCCAGGACAGCGGGGATGGGGGGGTGCATAGTCACCCAGCACTTGCTAGTGCTGTGAATGCGTTAGCACCTGTGtgctgaccaccccccccccccgctggacAAATGGGGCCAGTCTGAGCACTGGGAGACTGGTGGGGACTGGAGGGCTGAGCACTAGGAGACTGGTGGGGACTGGAACAGTCCAGTGGCGGGCCGTGCCCCCAGAGATGCCTGGAGCTCcgagaggggaggagggctgggggctggcggCGGGCAGGTGAAGCTGCTCCATGAAGCCTGGGCCCCTCCTGCATCCTTGTGTCCAGCCTCCCCGCAGGCGTGCAGACTGATCGCTCACTTGTCCTTGTTTGTAACACGCTTTGCAGGCAGTGTGGACCAGACTCTCCCCTGGCATCCGCCCCATCTCCAAAAAGCCATCTTCTGCACCCGGCTGCCACCTTGCCTCTGGGACCACGAGGTAGGATCTCCACCGAGTGAGGCCCTGGCCCAAGGGGCTCCTGGACCTCCAGGGGCGCCATGTCCCTGTGGAGCAGTGGGGTCGGGGTACCAGGCACTCAGCTGACTCACATCCGGAGGCTCAGTGTTCGTTTTTCGCATCCTGGGGTGGGTGGCATTCGGCGGGTTCTCCGGTGCTCCCACTGCCGTCCAGGTCCCTTCGGACAGTTACATTTAACAGCTGTTAGATTTCGTCTCGGTTGCGGTGGGAGCAGCTAGACCGAGGTAGGGAAGGCAGGGCTGCTTTAGGAGGAAGGCATTGTCGTCCTAGGCCACGGGGCGGGAAGGCCGGTGTGGACGCATGAGGGCCTGCGTGGGGACTGACTGTTGGAGGCCTTTTGCGCAGAAGTTTGGTTGTGCATCGGACGGGTCAGGTCTGGGCTGGCTCCTGGGCCGGTGACCCCAGTGATCACCTGGAAGGGAGCAGGGCGCGTCTACACCCTTGGTCTGCTGGTTTTGTGGGGCGCTCTTTCAACTGGACTGCAGGGGGCACAGCAGGGAGGCCCGTGACCACGTTCCGGTCCAGTCCCCACGTGGGGGAGGCCCTGGGCTGCAGTGTGTGTGAGGATGACCTTGGAGTCTTGAGTGGAGCCTGGAGATGCAGTGCATGGGAGACGGTCACGCCGGGAGGCCCCTTGAATATGAGGAGAACCTTCTGGTCTCGGCTCCTTCAGCGTCACGGAACGGGCACTGCGCGGCCATCTGTGGCTGGACGGCTGGCAGGCTGCACGCATTCTGAGGCAAAGCCCgatctccctcctcctccatggGGTCGGTAGACGGCACACACCCCTGTGGCGGCTGCTGGGTCTTGTTCCTCGCGGACGGGCTGGAGGGGAATGTGCCGTGTCCGCCCCGGGGGGGCCAGCCCGACGTGAAGACACGAGTGGCTCCCACGAACTAGAGGCCACGGGGCGAACTGGACGCGTCCACTCCCAGGGGCCGACGGGAGCGTCGTGATGGCTTGGCCGCCCTTCCTCTTCCCAGGCAGATCCTTTATCCCCAGGCGATGCCGCTGGCGTTGGTGTGAGAGTGCTGTGTTGCCCGTGGCAACCTGGCAACCTGTCATGTGGggtggtggggacagggaggtggTTGCCAGCAGGAATCGCAGGCTTTCTGGGGCCGCAGGGGCTGGTCCATGACACCGTTTTCCCGAGTACGAGCGGGCCTGGGTGCCTGAGCAGCTCAGATCTCACCGTGACGGTCTGAGTCTCTTCCGTCACAGCCGTTGCTGCTCTCCTTTCTTCCTAGTTTTGCACATTCCTCCCGTCTTGGACACACCTTGCCGCATGTGAGCTGGTCCTGACGTGTCCGCTGGGACTCTGTACCCTCCTGGGTGCGGCTACCTCCTCTCACGGGCTTGTGCTCTCATGTGCGCTCCTCCGCCCAGGACAGCCCGCAGAACGGCTCTGAGATGGCCTGTTCTCGACTAGAACAGATGGCAAGACGCACTGTGTCCGTCCTCTGGATGCGGTACggacccccagccctgccccttcccttgccccttccctcTCGCTCTCGCCAGGTTGGCTCGGGCGCCCGTGAGTGCGCGTCCTTTTCTCCTTTACCCCGTTTCCTCCTCTGATGTACCCCCCATTCGGGGGCCTTCTCGCCAGCACCGGGGCGCGAGGACAGTGCCGATGGTACCTTTGCTTCCGCGCCGATCGTTATGGCACCTCATGCCCTGTGCGTTAGAGCTGCTGGCAGGCCCTGGGAGTGGACGTGGGGACTGACACCCCTTCCCACGCTGTGTGTATGTCTGGTCTCCCCAGTGGGCCTCCCAGGGGGCCGCGAAGGCGAGGCGTTCGGAGGTCTGTCCGGGAAGGTTCTTCCCTCACAGATCCCGCCTGCTGGTGCTCCGTCTTCGGGCTCCCCGGGGGGCCGGCGCTCCCTTCTACGTACCGGCAGCGTCCTTGTCCCTGACATGGATTCAGCACCGCAGCCGGCCCGGCTGCCCGCACGCTCACTAGTGCTTTCCGCCAGTCTGATTGCGCGGGAGGTGTCTGGGTGTGTGTCTCGGTGCCTGCCGCCCCGTGTTCGTCCACGCCCCTTCCTTCGGGGGGTTGATTCTTTCCGTCAGATTTAGAAGCCGTGGCCCCCGATGGCCTCCCAGactttcctgctttcctcttctccccctgCACTCTAACCGCGTGTGTACTCGGGTGACTGACAATGTCCCACGGCTCCCTGGTGTGCTattgatctttttgttttttttttcaggtattttGGTAGTTTCTATCCCCATTTTTCACCTCAgacattataatttatttatttttaaagattttatttatttgatagagacacagcgacagagggaacacaagcagggggagtgagagagggggaagctggcttcccacaatgcagggaacccaatgcagggcttgatcccaggaccctggcatcatggcctgagccaaaggcatatgcttagtgaccgagtcacccagatgcccctcaaacATTGTGATTTAAATTCTAGAATTcagtttatgtcttttttttttttaaaggattttatttattcaagagagaatgaacaagagagagtgagtggggagaggggcagagagagaagcagtgagccagcccaatgtaggactcgatcccaggatcccgagattataacctgagccgcttaaccgactaagccccCCGGGCACcgctttttatttttagttttttaaaaggttttatttatttatttgacagatggatagagagaaagcataggtaggcagagcggcaggcagaggaagagggagacgcaggctccccattgagcagggagcccatgtgggacttgatcccaggaccctgggatcatgacctaagctgaaggcagacacttaactgactgaaccaccccggtgcccctatttttatttttataaaaagattttaaagtcatctctgtacacaacatagggctcaaacccatcaccctgagatcaagactcgtAACCTCTcccaatggagccagccaggcaccccagtttatgtctttctgtgtctctctctccacgctcatgttttcctttcccttctggggCATGCATATGGAGCATAATAGCTGTGTTTAGTGTCCCGTCTCATAAATATCATCTGTGTCATTTTTGGATGTGTCTATTGGTAATTTCTCTATCATTACAGTTcgtattttcttctgtttctttgtctaccttgagtttttttttttttaagattttatttatttatttgacagagagatcacaagcagagagagaggcaggcagagagagagagagagggaagcaggctcgctgtcgagcagagagcccgatgcgggactcgatcccaggaccctgagatcatgacctgagccgaaggcagcggcttaacccactgagccacccaggcgcccctaccttgaGTTTTTTACTGCGTCCCAGACATTGTAAGTTTGAtattggtggtggtgtttttttctttagattttatttatttatttgagagaaagtgagagagagaacgcacggtgtggggggatggggggagaggcaggaggagaagcagcctcctgctgagtaaggaggctgacacgggacttgatctcaggactctgggatcatgtcctgagccgaaggcagatgcttaatctactgagccattCAAGCCCGCCCCccccttttcttaatttctttccatatttttgagCTTTGGACTGGGATGCAGGTAAGTTACTTGGCAACAGTTTGGTTCTCTTGAGGTTCGACTTCCTGTGTGGCTGGGTGGCACCGAGCAGCCTTGGGGCCCAGGGCTAATACACCGGTGCCTGCAGTCAGACCCTTGCATGGCCCTAGGGGGTGTGTGCCCATGGCAAGGGTTCTCCTCTCCAGCCATTCCCAGACGTGTGTGAGCCCCAGGAACGCTGCCCGTGCCTCTCACGGGTTCTGTCCCTGGGTCCAGGCGGGGGCCATGGTTCCAGCATGTGTGAGGTCTGGGGGCAGCTGGCTCTCCCCTTTGCGACTCTCAGCTCTGTCCCTTCAGCTGGGCCGATCTGGGACTTACCTCCCCTGTCCCCTTCTCTTGGGGCTTCCTGTCTGGCACCCCTTGTGGTCCGTCGTCCTGTCTGGCTTCTCAGTTGGGTAAGGGGGGCCGTGGATGGTAAATCCAGTCCTCGTGACTCCTTCACGGCCAGAAGCAGACGTCCTGTCTGTGTACGGAGATGCGCTCGTCTGCTCCATAAGACTCttctttttgctggttttgtgGGTGACAGAAGTGTTTTCAGGTTTGAAAGAAAGGCCATCACGTCTCATGTTCTGTTCTGCAGTCAGGGGACAGAGCGACTTTCAGGTTTGAAAGAAAGGCCATCACATCTCATGTTCTGTTCTGCAGTCAGGGGACAGAGCGACTATAATTCCGTGTGGCTCCCTGGGGCAGCAGGGGCAGGTGGGTCTCTGGGACCAAGAACCCACCCGTCTGCGACCAGAACgaggagtctggttctccctgcCCCACACTTCAAGTCAGAAATGTGAAAAGCcgccttccttctcctcctcgcAGCTCTATTGAGCCGACCGGGAGCCGTGTGAGCGTGGGCTTGGATGTCATACTTAGGCTCAGATCCTGGCTTGGCCACTGACGCATCCCTTGACATTGGGCAAAATACTGAACCTTTTTCTTCACCCAGTGTAGAAATGTaaaccctatttcttttttttttctttcaagatttatttattttagagcacacatgcggtgggaggggcagagggggagagacaacctccagcagactccccactgggcacagagcctgacgcggggcttgatcccatgaccctgagattgtgacctgaaccgaaatcaaaaGTTGGGGACCGAACCACCCAAAAAGCCTATTTCTTAAGGTTAGAAGTGACCGTGGAAGACAGCTTCGTTAACTTCGATGTGCCCAGGGGAAGAGAACAAGGCTCCCAGACTGACGGGGTCCCTCAGCCCCAAGCCAGCCCTTTGCCAGTCCTGCCTGTGAACAGACCCCGTCCACACAGAAACAGGGACAGACGCCGATCATACAAGGACGGCCCCGCTGACCCCCAGGACCCCTCGGGTGTAAGGAACAGTTCCTCTAACAGAACCAAGTGAAGCACACAGAGCCTCCATTCTTTTGTGCCAACATGTCAAAAGAGATGTTCTCAGGTCGATATTTTGCTTACGAAGGATGTCTCAGGTTTCGGCTCTTAAAGTCCCAACGATGATGCACCGCAGCCGGAGTGGTGGCCGTTTCTGGAGTGGCCACCGAACCCAGCGCTCTCCTCTACCCCCTTGGGCTCTGGCCCACATCCTCTGCCGCCTGGTCCCACTCCACCCTCGTTCTGGAGCCAGGGCTCCCCCGGTCAGGTGGCAGCACTCAGCTGAAGCGGGGGCTGCTCCCTGAGGGCAGAATGCCGTAGTAGTACTTTAACTGGGTAAGTGGCCACTCCGTGAGAGGTGTTTGCAGCCTCCCTGGTGGAAGACAGACGTGGCCATGTAGTTAAGTGTCCACGAAGGAGGGGGGTGTCTTCCCTGACCCTTGCTGAGAAGGAACCTGTCTGTCCCTTGGACTGCAGCTCTGCTTTCTGTGAGCCGCAGCagacccggggcggggg
Encoded here:
- the ZFP3 gene encoding zinc finger protein 3 homolog isoform X1, encoding MVSPADPAADLCPDCEMGTEHAEVIPKEEASEDPEPRAATSEKLPQVVCRGRELGATRAEDALARRSGVSADGRAQRVSLCGKGLASGPAICKRSPSGEESGDGDESERIQGSGPHLLAPRAAPRTSPAERAAAPGARRSPGGGKPHACKECGKAFNQNSHLLQHLRVHSGEKPFGCEECGKAFGTNSSLRRHLRIHAGEKPFACGECGKAFIQSSHLVHHHRVHTGERPYKCGECGKAFSQNSALALHQRIHTGEKPYACGECGKTFRVSSQLIQHQRIHTDERYHECGECGKAFKHSSGLIRHQKIHTGEKPYLCGQCGKGFGQSSELIRHQRIHTGDKPYECRECGKTFGQNSEIVRHVRIHTGEKPYVCAQCGKAFRGNSELLRHERIHTGEKPYECFECGKAFRRSSHLAAHQRVHAGEKPHQCSECARTFWDSSELLLHQKTHGGGKPYSCGECQRTFGQHSQLVLHQRVHTGEKPYACGECQKAFGRSSHLLRHQSVHGAD
- the ZFP3 gene encoding zinc finger protein 3 homolog isoform X2 translates to MGTEHAEVIPKEEASEDPEPRAATSEKLPQVVCRGRELGATRAEDALARRSGVSADGRAQRVSLCGKGLASGPAICKRSPSGEESGDGDESERIQGSGPHLLAPRAAPRTSPAERAAAPGARRSPGGGKPHACKECGKAFNQNSHLLQHLRVHSGEKPFGCEECGKAFGTNSSLRRHLRIHAGEKPFACGECGKAFIQSSHLVHHHRVHTGERPYKCGECGKAFSQNSALALHQRIHTGEKPYACGECGKTFRVSSQLIQHQRIHTDERYHECGECGKAFKHSSGLIRHQKIHTGEKPYLCGQCGKGFGQSSELIRHQRIHTGDKPYECRECGKTFGQNSEIVRHVRIHTGEKPYVCAQCGKAFRGNSELLRHERIHTGEKPYECFECGKAFRRSSHLAAHQRVHAGEKPHQCSECARTFWDSSELLLHQKTHGGGKPYSCGECQRTFGQHSQLVLHQRVHTGEKPYACGECQKAFGRSSHLLRHQSVHGAD